Proteins co-encoded in one Aquincola tertiaricarbonis genomic window:
- a CDS encoding SAM-dependent methyltransferase, which produces MSAGARVAVGWVEQGLVPDKVVRLGIRRLLKERLDEIADRDAEAAAEMTTAFVRSLGQAPVALLTEKANEQHYEVPAAFFQAVLGPRLKYSCALWPEGVNTLAEAEAAALATTCERAGLANGQNVLELGCGWGSLSLWMAQRYPDSLFTGVSNSHSQREYIEAQARERGLRNLRIITADVNHFETGDRYDRVVSVEMFEHLRNWPEAFRRVAGWLKPDGRFFMHVFAHRSTPYEFVVRDETDWMSQHFFSGGMMPSDDLVLHCQDDLKLQQRWRWNGRHYARTSEAWLANMDAARPQLWPLFERTYGAEAAVWWTRWRLFFLSVAELFGYDEGQQWWVSHYLLAPRAANR; this is translated from the coding sequence ATGTCTGCAGGCGCGCGTGTCGCGGTGGGTTGGGTGGAGCAGGGCCTGGTGCCCGACAAGGTGGTGCGCCTGGGCATCCGCCGGCTGCTGAAGGAGCGGCTGGACGAGATCGCCGACCGTGACGCTGAAGCCGCGGCCGAGATGACCACCGCGTTCGTGCGATCGCTGGGCCAGGCGCCGGTGGCCTTGCTCACCGAGAAGGCCAACGAACAGCACTACGAGGTGCCCGCCGCCTTCTTCCAGGCCGTGCTGGGCCCGCGCCTGAAGTACAGCTGCGCGCTGTGGCCCGAGGGCGTGAACACCCTGGCCGAGGCCGAGGCCGCCGCACTGGCCACCACCTGCGAGCGCGCCGGCCTGGCCAATGGCCAGAACGTGCTGGAGCTGGGCTGCGGCTGGGGCTCGCTGTCGCTGTGGATGGCGCAGCGCTACCCCGACAGCCTGTTCACCGGCGTGTCCAACTCCCACTCCCAGCGCGAGTACATCGAGGCCCAGGCCCGTGAACGCGGCCTGCGCAACCTGCGCATCATCACCGCCGACGTCAACCACTTCGAGACCGGCGACCGCTACGACCGCGTGGTGTCGGTGGAGATGTTCGAGCACCTGCGCAACTGGCCCGAGGCTTTTCGCCGCGTGGCGGGCTGGCTCAAGCCCGACGGGCGCTTCTTCATGCACGTGTTCGCCCACCGCAGCACGCCGTACGAGTTCGTGGTGCGCGACGAGACCGACTGGATGAGCCAGCACTTCTTCTCCGGCGGCATGATGCCCAGCGACGACCTGGTGCTGCACTGCCAGGACGACCTCAAGCTGCAGCAGCGCTGGCGCTGGAATGGCCGCCACTACGCGCGCACCTCCGAGGCCTGGCTGGCCAACATGGACGCCGCCAGGCCGCAGCTGTGGCCGCTGTTCGAGCGCACCTACGGCGCCGAGGCCGCGGTCTGGTGGACACGCTGGCGGCTCTTCTTCCTGTCGGTGGCCGAGCTGTTCGGCTACGACGAGGGCCAGCAATGGTGGGTCAGCCACTACCTGCTGGCGCCCAGGGCCGCGAACCGATGA
- a CDS encoding TOBE domain-containing protein yields the protein MARHARRPERPRLGGELWVDCGAERLGGAARMALLRAVADEGSLTRAAQAVGLSYKGAWDAIEAMNRAAGQPLVERSAGGRGGGSTRLTEPGRLLLDRYEQVAAVHQRLLHLLDEEAFDLQAEVSLTRWMILKTSARNQFNGRVTAIRAGAVNDEVEISVADGPRVVATVTRDSTDALGLRLNMPAVALVKASSVMLATELDGLRLSARNQFAGVVRQVQPGAVNSEVTLDLDAGGSVTAIVTQSSVQAMGLAAGGRATAFFKAGSVIVAVSA from the coding sequence ATGGCCCGCCATGCCAGGCGCCCCGAACGCCCACGCCTGGGCGGTGAGTTGTGGGTGGATTGCGGGGCTGAACGGCTGGGCGGCGCGGCCCGCATGGCGCTGCTGCGCGCGGTGGCCGACGAAGGCTCCCTGACCCGCGCTGCGCAGGCCGTGGGCCTGAGCTACAAGGGCGCGTGGGACGCCATCGAGGCGATGAACCGCGCCGCCGGCCAGCCGCTGGTCGAGCGCAGTGCCGGTGGCCGTGGCGGCGGCTCGACCCGCCTGACCGAACCCGGCCGGCTGCTGCTGGACCGCTACGAACAGGTGGCCGCGGTGCACCAGCGGCTGCTGCACCTGCTGGACGAAGAAGCCTTCGACCTGCAGGCCGAGGTGTCACTGACGAGGTGGATGATCTTGAAGACCAGCGCCCGCAACCAGTTCAACGGCCGCGTGACCGCCATCCGGGCCGGCGCGGTGAACGACGAGGTGGAGATCAGCGTGGCCGATGGGCCGCGCGTGGTGGCCACGGTGACGCGCGACAGCACCGACGCGCTGGGCCTGCGGCTCAACATGCCGGCGGTGGCACTGGTCAAGGCCTCGTCGGTGATGCTGGCCACCGAACTGGACGGCCTGCGGCTGTCGGCCCGCAACCAGTTCGCGGGTGTGGTGCGCCAGGTGCAGCCCGGCGCGGTGAACAGCGAGGTGACGCTGGACCTGGATGCCGGCGGCAGCGTCACCGCCATCGTCACCCAGTCCAGCGTGCAGGCCATGGGCCTGGCCGCCGGTGGCCGCGCCACCGCCTTCTTCAAGGCGGGCAGCGTGATCGTGGCGGTGAGTGCGTGA
- a CDS encoding Bug family tripartite tricarboxylate transporter substrate binding protein: MKKLFTTAALGLALVAGAHAQAWPSKPVTLLVPFPPGGSTDTVARAMGAALGKTFNQTFIVDNKAGATGTIGAAQVKRSAPDGYTFLVTSLGPLVIAPHLIKSMPYDALKDFDPITVLVQAPNVLVVPAASPYKTVAEVIGHLKSQPGKMTFASSGNGSSDHLTAELFWQETGTSGLHIPYKGGGPAISDLLGAQVEASFQNVNAVLQHIKAGKLRALAVTGAKRAAVLPDVPTLAEAGVKNADVYSWQAVVAPKGLPADVRSKFHEALLAALHDPQVQQQFTAVGLEVVGNTPAQFAAFQASEFARWKKVIETGKITAD, encoded by the coding sequence ATGAAGAAGTTGTTCACCACCGCCGCATTGGGCCTGGCCCTGGTCGCCGGCGCACATGCCCAGGCATGGCCCAGCAAGCCGGTCACCCTGCTGGTGCCGTTTCCGCCCGGCGGCAGCACCGACACCGTGGCCCGCGCCATGGGCGCCGCGCTGGGCAAGACCTTCAACCAGACCTTCATCGTCGACAACAAGGCCGGCGCCACCGGCACCATCGGCGCGGCGCAGGTCAAGCGGTCGGCGCCCGACGGCTATACCTTCCTGGTCACCTCGCTGGGGCCGCTGGTCATCGCGCCGCACCTCATCAAGTCGATGCCGTACGACGCACTGAAGGACTTCGACCCGATCACGGTGCTGGTGCAGGCGCCCAACGTGCTGGTGGTGCCGGCCGCTTCGCCCTACAAGACGGTGGCCGAGGTCATCGGCCACCTCAAGTCGCAGCCGGGCAAGATGACCTTCGCCTCTTCGGGCAACGGCAGCAGCGACCACCTGACGGCCGAACTCTTCTGGCAGGAAACGGGGACCAGCGGCCTGCACATCCCGTACAAGGGCGGCGGCCCCGCCATCTCCGACCTGCTGGGTGCGCAGGTGGAGGCTTCGTTCCAGAACGTCAACGCGGTGCTGCAGCACATCAAGGCCGGCAAGCTGCGGGCGCTGGCCGTCACCGGCGCCAAGCGTGCGGCGGTGCTGCCCGATGTACCCACGCTGGCCGAGGCCGGCGTGAAGAACGCCGACGTGTACTCGTGGCAGGCGGTGGTGGCGCCCAAGGGCCTGCCGGCCGACGTGCGCAGCAAGTTCCACGAAGCCCTGCTGGCCGCGCTGCACGACCCGCAGGTGCAGCAGCAGTTCACGGCCGTCGGCCTCGAAGTGGTGGGCAACACGCCCGCCCAGTTCGCCGCCTTCCAGGCCAGCGAGTTCGCGCGCTGGAAGAAGGTGATCGAGACCGGAAAGATCACCGCTGATTAA
- the gudD gene encoding glucarate dehydratase, with product MSLSSTPLITALQVIPVAGRDSMLLNLSGAHGPFFTRNLLILTDSAGRTGVGEVPGGEKIRQTLEDARPLVVGQPVGSHAGLVRTLQQAFADRDAGGRGLQTFDLRTTIHAVTAVESAMLDLLGQHLNLPVAALLGEGQQRDAVEMLGYLFFIGDRTKTDLPYDSQPGEADDWLRLRHEVAMTPEAVVKLAEAAYQRYGFNDFKLKGGALRAEEEIEAIRALHERFPKARVTLDPNGGWLLKDAVRLMRDMRGVVAYAEDPCGAEEGFSGREVMAEFRRATGLPTATNMIATDWRQLTHALSLQSVDIPLADPHFWTMAGSVRVAQTCRDWGLTWGSHSNNHFDVSLAMFTHVAAAAPGQVTAIDTHWIWQDGQRLTTDPLQIRGGLVQVPKAPGLGIQLDMAEVEKAHQLYRQHGLGARDDAVAMQYLIPGWTFNPKRPALDR from the coding sequence ATGAGCCTTTCCTCAACACCCTTGATCACCGCCCTGCAGGTGATCCCCGTCGCCGGCCGCGACAGCATGCTGCTGAACCTCAGCGGCGCGCACGGGCCCTTCTTCACCCGCAACCTGCTGATCCTGACCGACAGCGCCGGCCGCACCGGCGTGGGCGAGGTGCCGGGCGGCGAGAAGATCCGCCAGACGCTGGAAGACGCCCGCCCGCTGGTGGTGGGCCAGCCGGTGGGCAGCCATGCCGGCCTGGTGCGCACGCTGCAGCAAGCCTTCGCGGATCGCGATGCCGGCGGCCGCGGCCTGCAGACCTTCGACCTGCGCACCACCATCCATGCGGTCACCGCGGTGGAGTCGGCGATGCTCGACCTGCTGGGCCAGCACCTGAACCTGCCGGTGGCGGCGCTGCTGGGCGAGGGCCAGCAGCGCGATGCGGTGGAGATGCTGGGCTATCTCTTCTTCATCGGCGACCGCACCAAGACCGACCTGCCCTACGACAGCCAGCCGGGCGAAGCCGACGACTGGCTGCGCCTGCGCCATGAGGTGGCGATGACGCCCGAGGCCGTGGTCAAGCTGGCCGAGGCCGCCTACCAGCGCTATGGCTTCAATGACTTCAAGCTCAAGGGCGGTGCGCTGCGGGCGGAAGAAGAGATCGAGGCCATCCGCGCGCTGCATGAGCGCTTTCCGAAGGCCCGCGTCACGCTGGACCCCAACGGCGGCTGGCTGCTGAAGGACGCGGTGCGCCTGATGCGCGACATGCGCGGCGTGGTGGCTTATGCCGAAGACCCCTGCGGCGCCGAAGAAGGCTTCTCGGGCCGCGAGGTGATGGCCGAATTCCGCCGCGCCACCGGCCTGCCCACGGCCACCAACATGATCGCCACCGATTGGCGGCAGCTCACGCATGCGCTGTCGCTGCAGTCGGTGGACATTCCGCTGGCCGATCCGCACTTCTGGACCATGGCCGGCAGCGTGCGCGTGGCCCAGACCTGCCGCGACTGGGGCCTGACCTGGGGTTCGCATTCGAACAACCACTTCGATGTGTCGCTGGCCATGTTCACCCACGTGGCCGCCGCGGCGCCGGGCCAGGTCACGGCCATCGACACCCACTGGATCTGGCAGGACGGCCAGCGCCTGACCACCGACCCGCTGCAGATCCGCGGCGGCCTGGTGCAGGTGCCGAAGGCGCCGGGCCTGGGCATCCAACTCGACATGGCCGAGGTGGAAAAGGCCCACCAGCTGTACCGCCAGCACGGCCTGGGTGCGCGGGACGACGCGGTGGCGATGCAGTACCTGATCCCCGGCTGGACCTTCAACCCCAAGCGGCCGGCGCTCGATCGCTGA
- the modA gene encoding molybdate ABC transporter substrate-binding protein yields the protein MKLSTLPALALLIGLGAAQAAELTVSAAASLNNAFQELAPAFEAAHPGTKLQYNFAASGALLQQIAKGAPVDVFVSADQATMDQAQAQGLVKREQRRNVMSNSLVLIVPAASTQPPRSLGDLAQPAYQRVAIGLPASVPVGRYTQQVLQAAGLWTAIEPRMIGANNVRQALDYVARGEVDAGFVYATDAALVPGKVKVALTVPTTEPILYPAAPMAGSAQPELAQRFVQWLLSPPAQAVLARHGFGQPR from the coding sequence ATGAAGCTCTCCACCCTGCCCGCGCTGGCGCTGCTGATCGGCTTGGGCGCCGCGCAGGCCGCTGAACTCACGGTTTCGGCCGCGGCCAGCCTGAACAACGCCTTCCAGGAACTGGCACCGGCCTTCGAGGCCGCTCACCCCGGCACCAAGCTGCAATACAACTTCGCGGCCTCGGGCGCGCTGCTGCAGCAGATCGCCAAGGGCGCGCCGGTGGATGTGTTCGTCAGCGCCGACCAGGCCACGATGGACCAGGCGCAGGCCCAGGGCCTGGTGAAGCGCGAGCAGCGCCGCAACGTGATGAGCAACAGCCTGGTGCTGATCGTGCCCGCCGCCAGCACCCAGCCGCCGCGCAGCCTGGGCGACCTGGCGCAGCCCGCCTACCAGCGCGTGGCCATCGGCCTGCCGGCCAGCGTGCCGGTGGGCCGCTACACCCAGCAGGTGCTGCAGGCGGCCGGGCTGTGGACCGCGATCGAGCCGCGCATGATCGGCGCCAACAACGTGCGCCAGGCGCTGGACTACGTGGCCCGTGGCGAGGTGGACGCCGGCTTCGTTTACGCCACCGATGCGGCCCTGGTGCCCGGCAAGGTGAAGGTGGCCCTGACGGTGCCGACGACCGAGCCCATCCTTTACCCGGCCGCGCCCATGGCGGGCAGTGCGCAGCCCGAGCTGGCGCAGCGCTTCGTGCAATGGCTGCTGAGCCCGCCCGCGCAGGCGGTGCTGGCCCGCCATGGCTTCGGGCAGCCGCGTTGA
- a CDS encoding LacI family DNA-binding transcriptional regulator gives MSGPPANPKRSRRRSGAVTLHDVARLAEVAPITASRALNTPDRVSPEVLQRVTDAVRRTGYVPNLLAGGLASTRSRLVAAVVPTIAGPVFLQTIQSLTAALEAQGYQLMLGQTGYVDSREDALLEAIIGRRPDGIVLTGIMHSAHGRQRLLAAGIPVVETWDLTPTPIDMLVGFSHVEVGRAVAAFLHGRGRRRLAVMAGDDERSARRHGAFRQAAVALGLPEPALVTVPAPTTLGSGRAALQQLLAADASVDAVFCSSDLLALGVLTEAQARGLAVPAQLAVMGFGDLEFAADLHPGLTTVRIDSHAIGRQAARFIVERAEGRPVAERVVDLGFSIVERGSA, from the coding sequence ATGTCTGGCCCCCCGGCAAACCCCAAGCGCAGCCGCCGCCGCAGCGGCGCCGTCACCCTGCACGACGTGGCCCGCCTGGCCGAGGTGGCGCCCATCACCGCCTCGCGCGCGCTCAACACGCCCGACCGGGTGTCGCCCGAGGTGTTGCAGCGCGTGACCGACGCGGTGCGCCGCACCGGCTACGTGCCCAACCTGCTGGCCGGCGGCCTGGCTTCCACCCGCAGCCGCCTGGTGGCGGCGGTGGTGCCCACGATTGCCGGGCCGGTGTTCCTGCAGACCATCCAGTCGCTCACCGCGGCGCTGGAAGCCCAGGGCTACCAGTTGATGCTGGGCCAGACCGGCTATGTCGACAGCCGCGAGGACGCGCTGCTGGAAGCCATCATCGGCCGCCGGCCCGATGGCATCGTGCTCACCGGCATCATGCATTCGGCCCACGGGCGCCAGCGGCTGCTGGCCGCGGGCATCCCGGTGGTCGAGACCTGGGACCTGACGCCCACGCCCATCGACATGCTGGTGGGTTTTTCGCACGTGGAGGTGGGCCGCGCGGTGGCCGCCTTCCTGCACGGCCGCGGCCGGCGTCGCCTGGCCGTGATGGCGGGCGACGACGAGCGCTCGGCGCGGCGTCACGGCGCTTTCCGCCAGGCCGCGGTGGCGCTGGGCCTGCCCGAGCCGGCGCTGGTGACGGTGCCGGCCCCCACCACGCTGGGCAGCGGCCGCGCCGCGCTGCAGCAGTTGCTGGCCGCGGATGCCTCCGTCGACGCGGTGTTCTGCAGCTCCGACCTGCTGGCGCTGGGCGTGCTCACCGAAGCCCAGGCCCGTGGCCTGGCGGTGCCGGCGCAGCTGGCGGTGATGGGCTTCGGCGACCTGGAATTCGCGGCCGACCTGCACCCGGGGCTGACCACGGTGCGCATCGACAGCCATGCCATCGGTCGCCAGGCGGCGCGCTTCATCGTCGAGCGGGCTGAAGGCCGGCCGGTGGCTGAGCGGGTGGTCGACCTCGGCTTTTCCATCGTCGAGCGCGGCAGCGCCTGA
- a CDS encoding sulfate/molybdate ABC transporter ATP-binding protein: protein MDDTALRPGRSATRPAPPAATEAARPPTWALRLQRRLRHGDQTFTLDVDLTLAQPHMALVGPSGAGKTQTLKLIAGMARPDAGRVAIAGRVLHDSAAGFSLPARQRRLGYVFQDYALFPHLTVRQNIGFALRRGWLNPGRSADAPQVERWVKAFHLQAIVDHYPHQISGGQRQRTALARALVTEPDALLLDEPFAALDRPLRQALRRELLDLRAEVAVPTLLITHDDEDAELLADAVVQLQAGRVVSAPEGVR, encoded by the coding sequence ATGGATGACACCGCGCTGCGGCCCGGCCGCTCGGCCACCCGCCCTGCCCCGCCCGCGGCCACCGAAGCCGCCCGGCCGCCCACCTGGGCGCTGCGCCTGCAGCGCCGGCTGCGCCACGGCGACCAGACCTTCACGCTGGACGTGGACCTGACGCTGGCGCAGCCGCATATGGCCCTGGTCGGCCCTTCCGGCGCCGGCAAGACGCAGACGCTCAAGCTCATCGCCGGCATGGCCCGGCCCGACGCCGGCCGCGTGGCCATCGCCGGCCGTGTGCTGCACGACAGCGCAGCCGGCTTCAGCCTGCCGGCGCGCCAGCGGCGGCTGGGCTACGTGTTCCAGGACTACGCGCTGTTCCCGCACCTGACGGTGCGACAGAACATCGGCTTTGCGCTGCGGCGCGGCTGGCTCAATCCGGGGCGCTCGGCCGATGCGCCGCAGGTGGAGCGCTGGGTCAAGGCCTTCCATCTGCAGGCCATCGTCGATCATTACCCGCACCAGATTTCCGGCGGCCAGCGCCAGCGCACCGCGCTGGCCCGCGCACTGGTGACCGAGCCCGACGCGCTGCTGCTGGACGAGCCGTTTGCCGCACTCGACCGGCCGCTGCGCCAGGCCCTGCGCCGCGAGCTGCTGGACCTGCGGGCCGAGGTGGCCGTGCCCACGCTGCTGATCACCCACGACGACGAAGACGCCGAGCTGCTGGCCGATGCCGTGGTGCAGTTGCAGGCCGGTCGGGTGGTGTCGGCGCCCGAGGGTGTGCGCTGA
- a CDS encoding SMP-30/gluconolactonase/LRE family protein, with the protein MKPINTQRRRLMQAAAATGLAASGGSALAQVFEFKPHQRYPDPAVQILDPSFAKYRIYSSTVEQVASGMRWAEGPVYFPEGGYLLWSDIPNNRIMKYSERDGSVSVFRANANYANGNTRDRQGRLLTCEHSVTRRVTRTERDGSITVLADSFEGKRLNAPNDIVVKSDDSVWFTDPLFGINGEWEGSRAKSEQAGTHVYRIAPDGRISAVITDLVNPNGLAFSPDEKHLYVVEWKPTPNRSIWRYDVGSDGVSLTNKTKLIDATDQGALDGFRVDRDGNLWCGWGSNGALAAEPVQMNGRAVYPLKGQPEDLDGVRVFSPQGKPLAHIRLPERCANLCFGGPKNNRLYMTSSHSVYALYVEAHGAV; encoded by the coding sequence ATGAAGCCGATCAACACGCAGCGCCGCCGCCTGATGCAAGCCGCTGCCGCCACCGGGCTGGCCGCCAGCGGCGGCAGCGCCCTGGCGCAGGTGTTCGAGTTCAAGCCCCACCAGCGCTACCCCGACCCCGCGGTGCAGATCCTGGATCCTTCGTTCGCCAAGTACCGCATCTACAGCAGCACGGTGGAGCAGGTGGCCAGCGGCATGCGCTGGGCCGAAGGGCCGGTGTACTTTCCTGAAGGCGGCTACCTGTTGTGGAGCGACATCCCCAACAACCGCATCATGAAGTACAGCGAGCGCGATGGCAGCGTGAGCGTGTTCCGCGCCAACGCCAACTACGCCAACGGCAACACCCGCGACCGCCAGGGCCGGCTGCTGACCTGCGAACACTCGGTGACGCGCCGCGTCACCCGCACCGAGCGCGACGGCAGCATCACCGTGCTGGCCGACAGCTTCGAGGGCAAGCGCCTGAATGCGCCGAACGACATCGTGGTGAAGTCCGACGACAGCGTGTGGTTCACCGACCCGCTGTTCGGCATCAACGGCGAATGGGAGGGCTCGCGTGCGAAGTCCGAGCAAGCCGGTACCCACGTCTACCGCATCGCCCCCGATGGGCGCATCAGCGCGGTGATCACCGACCTGGTCAACCCCAACGGCCTGGCGTTTTCACCCGACGAGAAGCACTTGTACGTGGTCGAGTGGAAGCCCACGCCCAACCGCAGCATCTGGCGCTACGACGTGGGCAGCGACGGCGTGAGCCTGACCAACAAGACCAAGCTGATCGACGCCACCGACCAGGGCGCGCTCGATGGCTTCCGCGTCGACCGCGATGGCAACCTGTGGTGCGGCTGGGGCAGCAACGGCGCGCTGGCCGCCGAGCCGGTGCAGATGAACGGCCGCGCGGTGTACCCGCTCAAGGGCCAGCCCGAAGACCTGGACGGCGTGCGTGTGTTCAGCCCCCAGGGCAAGCCGCTGGCGCACATCCGCCTGCCCGAGCGCTGCGCCAACCTGTGCTTTGGCGGGCCGAAGAACAACCGGCTGTACATGACCAGCAGCCATTCGGTCTACGCGCTGTACGTGGAAGCCCACGGCGCTGTATAG
- a CDS encoding DUF1295 domain-containing protein, whose amino-acid sequence MTTLHVAAVGFTAGLALAVLTWVASVARHDASLVDRVWGPMIVATGGAMAWQLGATDVRTLTMLVIAGLWALRLAGYITWRNWGHGEDRRYQAIRARNQPGFAFKSLYLVFGLQAVLAWIVALPFLAAALGMLGNERDWMWLDGLGAALAVFGLVFEAVADGQMAAFKANPAHKGQVMDRGLWRYSRHPNYFGETCVWWGLGLMALAAGGWWALLSPLLMTVLLLKVSGVSLLEKDMHERRPGYREYVARTNAFLPGPPKSGAAAATEGRQ is encoded by the coding sequence ATGACGACGCTGCATGTGGCGGCCGTCGGCTTCACGGCCGGCCTGGCCCTGGCGGTGTTGACCTGGGTGGCCAGCGTGGCGCGGCACGACGCCAGCCTGGTCGACCGTGTGTGGGGCCCGATGATCGTGGCCACCGGCGGCGCCATGGCCTGGCAGCTGGGGGCCACCGATGTGCGCACGCTCACCATGCTGGTGATCGCCGGCCTGTGGGCGCTGCGGCTGGCGGGCTACATCACCTGGCGCAACTGGGGGCATGGCGAAGACCGCCGCTACCAGGCCATCCGCGCCCGCAACCAGCCGGGCTTTGCCTTCAAGAGCCTGTACCTGGTGTTCGGTCTGCAGGCGGTGCTCGCCTGGATCGTGGCCTTGCCCTTCCTGGCGGCTGCGCTGGGCATGCTGGGCAACGAGCGCGACTGGATGTGGCTGGACGGCCTGGGCGCGGCGCTGGCCGTGTTCGGCCTGGTGTTCGAAGCGGTGGCCGATGGCCAGATGGCCGCTTTCAAGGCCAACCCGGCGCACAAGGGCCAGGTGATGGACCGCGGGCTGTGGCGCTACTCGCGCCACCCCAACTACTTCGGCGAGACCTGCGTGTGGTGGGGCCTGGGCCTGATGGCGCTGGCCGCCGGCGGCTGGTGGGCCTTGCTGTCGCCGCTGCTGATGACGGTGCTGCTGCTCAAGGTCTCGGGCGTCAGCCTGCTGGAGAAGGACATGCATGAACGCCGCCCCGGCTACCGCGAGTACGTGGCCCGCACCAATGCCTTCCTGCCCGGACCGCCGAAGTCGGGTGCAGCGGCGGCCACCGAGGGGCGGCAGTGA
- the modB gene encoding molybdate ABC transporter permease subunit: MGSSFSGALVPLLLTLKVAGWATAINLVLGIGAGLLLARARFPGRDLLDAALTLPMVMPPTVLGYYLLVLIGTQGPLGGWLLQHFGIRLIFSWQAAVIAAAVVSFPLVFKAARAAFETVDPQLEDAARSLGLGEAAVFFRVTLPLAWRGILAGLLLAFARALGEFGATLMVAGSIPGKTQTLSIAVYEAVQAGQDDVANFLVGVTSLTCIAVLLAAGRLAPGRVLARG, translated from the coding sequence ATGGGCAGCTCGTTCAGCGGCGCGCTGGTGCCGCTGCTGCTCACGCTCAAGGTGGCCGGCTGGGCCACCGCCATCAACCTGGTGCTGGGCATCGGGGCGGGGCTGCTGCTGGCCCGCGCCCGCTTCCCGGGTCGCGACCTGCTGGACGCCGCCCTCACCCTGCCCATGGTGATGCCGCCCACGGTGCTGGGCTACTACCTGCTGGTGCTGATCGGCACGCAGGGGCCGCTGGGCGGCTGGCTGCTGCAGCACTTCGGCATCCGACTGATCTTCAGCTGGCAGGCGGCGGTGATCGCGGCGGCCGTGGTGTCGTTCCCACTCGTGTTCAAGGCCGCGCGCGCGGCCTTCGAGACGGTGGACCCGCAGCTGGAAGATGCCGCCCGCTCGCTGGGCCTGGGCGAGGCCGCCGTGTTCTTCCGCGTCACGCTGCCGCTGGCCTGGCGCGGCATCCTGGCCGGGCTGCTGCTGGCCTTTGCGCGGGCGCTGGGCGAGTTCGGCGCCACGTTGATGGTGGCCGGCAGCATCCCGGGCAAGACGCAGACGCTGTCCATCGCGGTGTACGAAGCGGTGCAGGCCGGCCAGGACGACGTGGCCAACTTCCTGGTGGGCGTCACCTCGCTCACCTGCATCGCGGTGCTGCTGGCCGCCGGCCGGCTGGCGCCGGGGCGTGTGCTGGCGCGGGGATGA